From a region of the Candidatus Aminicenantes bacterium genome:
- a CDS encoding DUF2961 domain-containing protein: MLKARPLFIAVLFLAKGLTAQFPVGSLTKLGDYESRRASSFDRTGSNGDYRSLKAGQTLELYDEAGPGEIRHLWITMATGEAYHLKKVVLRMYWDGEAEPSVEAPIGDFFGLGLGTYTVFHSALLTVAPDKALNAYFPMPFARRGRITVSNEGHQEITDFYWNIDWVKLPALPPETAYFHAQYRQAAPNRGWYQGNFYGNDFSEARRDPRWLNPSGAGNYVFLETRGDGQFVGLTLSVFQNQWGGWNEGDEMIWIDDEAEPRIHGTGGEDYFNGAWGFSSLYSFPLIGLTEFHQWEPGSRFSHYRFHLEAPVRFRRSIKVTIEDGHANLRSDNFYSVAYWYQKDPHGKFPALPPAEERIPKFKATGGPGQDPKMK; encoded by the coding sequence ATGCTCAAAGCGCGGCCTCTTTTTATCGCCGTCCTATTCTTGGCCAAGGGCCTCACGGCCCAATTCCCAGTCGGCTCGCTGACGAAGCTCGGCGACTACGAATCGCGGCGCGCCTCGAGCTTCGACCGAACGGGCTCTAACGGAGATTACCGGTCTTTGAAAGCCGGCCAAACCCTGGAGCTTTACGACGAGGCCGGGCCGGGCGAGATCCGGCACCTTTGGATCACGATGGCCACGGGAGAGGCCTATCACCTGAAGAAGGTCGTACTGCGGATGTATTGGGACGGCGAGGCGGAGCCCAGCGTCGAAGCGCCCATTGGGGATTTCTTCGGCCTGGGATTGGGCACGTACACCGTCTTCCATTCGGCTCTCCTGACCGTGGCCCCGGACAAGGCTCTCAACGCCTACTTCCCGATGCCGTTCGCCCGCCGCGGCCGCATCACGGTCAGCAACGAAGGACATCAGGAGATCACGGATTTCTACTGGAACATCGATTGGGTCAAGCTGCCCGCGCTTCCGCCCGAGACGGCCTATTTCCACGCCCAGTACCGCCAAGCGGCGCCGAACCGGGGCTGGTACCAGGGCAACTTTTACGGCAACGATTTCAGCGAAGCGCGTCGCGACCCCCGCTGGCTCAATCCGTCGGGGGCGGGCAACTATGTCTTTCTCGAGACGCGCGGCGACGGCCAATTCGTCGGCCTGACGCTTTCCGTGTTCCAAAACCAATGGGGAGGCTGGAACGAGGGCGACGAGATGATCTGGATCGACGACGAGGCCGAGCCGCGCATCCACGGCACCGGCGGCGAGGATTATTTCAACGGGGCTTGGGGATTCTCGTCGCTCTACTCGTTTCCCCTCATCGGCCTGACGGAATTCCACCAGTGGGAGCCCGGGTCCAGGTTTTCACACTATCGTTTCCACCTGGAGGCGCCGGTGCGCTTCCGCCGATCGATCAAGGTCACGATCGAGGACGGCCACGCCAACCTGCGCTCCGACAACTTCTATTCGGTGGCTTATTGGTACCAGAAAGACCCGCACGGGAAATTCCCGGCTCTTCCGCCGGCAGAGGAGCGCATCCCGAAATTCAAGGCTACCGGCGGGCCCGGCCAAGACCCGAAGATGAAATAG
- a CDS encoding alpha-L-arabinofuranosidase: MNPIPRRTFLLNTLAGGAALLAARPRLASAGPEARIEILPDEPIGTIAPEIYGHFTEHIGGVVYDGIWVGEDSPIPNIGGIRRSLVDHMRRLKPPVVRWPGGCFADSYNWRDGIGPRAQRPRRTNFWIVDKGLRNAPDGPQKYEPNSFGTNEFAHFCRLIGAQPYLAANLRSATSRDFYEWVEYCNAPAGRTTLSDQRAAAGDPEPFGVRYWGVGNESWGCGGNFTPEEYAAEFRRFTAWVPDYGLPLSFIGSGPSGDDADWTRRFFARLAERDKGLLGLLYGWGMHYYCGTAGKGQAVDFTEDDWYELLEKAVRMEPIILKNWAAMGEIDPAHKVRLVVDEWGAWHRAGTEVDPTYLFGQTSTMRDALIAALTLDIFNRHADKVAMANVAQLVNNLHSLFLARGDKFAATPNFHVFEMYAAHQGGRSLRTIFTAAAVGARAGREASLPGLAGSASLKDKELILTVVNAHAREPREAEIAVRGATIKSGRLRVLRSDDIHGRNTLEAPRAVEPMESALPGGGRTIGHRFPAASVTKLSLQLA, translated from the coding sequence ATGAACCCGATTCCGCGCCGGACGTTTCTCCTGAACACGCTCGCCGGCGGTGCCGCGCTGCTCGCCGCCCGGCCTCGGCTCGCCTCCGCCGGGCCGGAAGCCCGCATCGAGATCCTGCCGGACGAGCCGATCGGCACGATCGCGCCGGAGATCTACGGCCACTTCACCGAGCACATCGGCGGCGTGGTTTACGACGGGATCTGGGTGGGCGAGGATTCGCCGATCCCGAATATCGGCGGCATCCGTCGGTCGCTGGTCGACCATATGCGCCGGCTGAAGCCGCCCGTGGTCCGCTGGCCGGGGGGGTGTTTCGCCGACAGCTACAACTGGCGCGACGGCATCGGACCGCGCGCCCAACGCCCCCGCCGGACCAATTTCTGGATCGTCGACAAGGGCTTGCGCAACGCCCCCGACGGCCCCCAAAAGTACGAGCCCAACAGCTTCGGAACGAACGAGTTCGCCCACTTCTGCCGCCTGATCGGCGCCCAGCCCTACCTGGCGGCGAACCTGCGGAGTGCAACCTCCCGGGATTTTTACGAATGGGTCGAATACTGCAACGCCCCGGCCGGGCGAACGACCCTGTCCGACCAGCGAGCCGCGGCGGGCGATCCCGAGCCTTTCGGCGTCCGCTACTGGGGCGTCGGCAATGAATCCTGGGGCTGCGGCGGCAACTTCACGCCCGAAGAATACGCCGCGGAATTTCGCCGCTTCACGGCCTGGGTGCCCGATTACGGCCTGCCGCTCTCCTTCATCGGCTCCGGCCCGAGCGGCGACGACGCCGACTGGACGCGCCGCTTCTTCGCCCGCCTGGCCGAGCGCGACAAGGGCCTCCTCGGCCTTCTTTACGGCTGGGGCATGCACTACTACTGCGGCACGGCCGGCAAGGGCCAGGCCGTCGACTTCACCGAGGACGACTGGTACGAGCTGCTGGAGAAGGCCGTTCGGATGGAGCCGATCATCCTGAAGAACTGGGCGGCCATGGGCGAGATCGATCCCGCCCACAAGGTCCGGCTGGTCGTGGACGAATGGGGTGCCTGGCACCGGGCCGGGACCGAGGTCGACCCGACCTACCTCTTCGGGCAGACCTCGACGATGCGCGACGCGCTGATCGCCGCCCTGACCCTCGACATCTTCAACCGGCACGCCGACAAGGTGGCCATGGCCAACGTGGCCCAGCTCGTCAACAACCTCCACTCGCTCTTCCTGGCCCGCGGCGACAAGTTCGCGGCGACGCCCAATTTCCACGTTTTCGAGATGTACGCCGCCCATCAGGGCGGCCGATCCCTGCGCACGATCTTCACCGCGGCGGCGGTGGGCGCTCGCGCCGGCCGCGAAGCGAGCCTGCCCGGCTTGGCCGGGTCGGCATCGTTGAAGGACAAGGAGCTGATTCTGACGGTCGTCAATGCCCACGCTCGGGAACCCCGCGAAGCCGAAATCGCGGTCCGCGGCGCGACCATCAAGTCCGGCCGGCTTCGGGTTTTGCGTTCGGACGACATCCACGGCCGCAACACTCTCGAGGCGCCGCGGGCCGTCGAGCCCATGGAATCGGCGCTCCCCGGAGGCGGACGGACGATCGGGCATCGCTTCCCGGCCGCCTCGGTGACGAAGCTCTCGCTTCAATTAGCCTGA
- a CDS encoding phosphoketolase family protein, with amino-acid sequence MKSPGEAAPERRPRGVILVPLRRTKAKAPDPDELRKIDAYWRAANYLSVGQIYLYDNPLLKTPLTLAHVKPRLLGHWGTTPGLNFIYVHLNRVIRQNDLNVLFITGPGHGGPGIVANAYLEGTYSEVYPAVGPNEAGLKRLFKQFSFPGGIPSHVAPETPGSIHEGGELGYSLSHAFGAVFDNPDLLAACVVGDGEAETGPLATSWHSNKFLNPVRDGAVLPILHLNGYKIAGPTVLARIPRGELEALFRGYGYAPVFVEGRDPVRMHRLMAAALDGAVADIRRIQRRARARGFKKRPRWPMIILRSPKGWTGPKVVDGLPTEGTFRSHQVPMGDMKRPGHLRILERWLKSYRPRELFDSTGRLRPELAALAPKGERRMSANPHANGGLLLRDLRLPDFRDYAVAVPRPGAGSAEATSVQGGFIRDVIRRNPDNFRVFCPDETSSNRWGAVFQATNRCSTAEIVPGDDHVAPDGRVLEMLSEHQCEGWLEGYLLTGRHGFFSCYEAFIHIVDSMFSQHAKWLKVANRIPWRRPIASLNYLLSSHVWRQDHNGFSHQDPGFIDHVVNKKAEIIRVYLPPDANTLLSVTDHCLRSRNYVNVIVAGKQIEPQWLDMDAAVKHCAAGIGVWTWAGSPRGGEPDVVMACAGDVPTLETLAAVELLRRDFPRLNVRVVNVVDLMKLQPPSEHPHGLSDREFDALFTADKPIIFAYHGYPSLVHRLAYRRTNHGNLHVRGYKEEGTTSTPFDMVVMNDMDRFHLVIDVIERVPGLGPRAAVVKQEHLAKLAEHKRYIARYGQDLPEIRNWAWTGRGSRSSG; translated from the coding sequence ATGAAAAGCCCAGGGGAAGCCGCTCCCGAGCGGCGGCCGAGAGGCGTTATCCTTGTCCCCCTCAGGAGGACAAAGGCGAAGGCTCCGGACCCGGACGAGCTGAGGAAGATCGACGCCTATTGGCGCGCGGCGAACTACCTCTCCGTGGGGCAGATCTATCTCTACGACAATCCGCTGCTGAAGACGCCGCTCACCCTGGCCCACGTCAAGCCGCGCCTGCTCGGCCATTGGGGGACGACGCCGGGGCTGAACTTTATCTATGTCCATCTGAACCGTGTCATCAGGCAAAACGATCTGAACGTCCTTTTCATCACCGGGCCGGGCCACGGCGGCCCCGGAATCGTGGCGAACGCCTACCTGGAGGGGACCTATAGCGAGGTCTATCCCGCCGTCGGGCCGAACGAGGCGGGGCTGAAGCGGCTGTTCAAGCAGTTCTCCTTCCCCGGAGGCATTCCCAGCCATGTGGCTCCGGAAACGCCCGGCTCGATCCACGAAGGCGGGGAGCTGGGCTACAGCCTGTCCCACGCGTTCGGGGCGGTCTTCGACAATCCCGACCTGCTGGCGGCGTGCGTCGTGGGCGACGGCGAAGCGGAGACGGGCCCGCTGGCCACCAGCTGGCACTCGAACAAATTTCTCAACCCGGTCCGCGACGGGGCCGTGCTGCCGATTCTGCACCTGAACGGCTACAAGATCGCCGGCCCCACCGTGTTGGCCCGTATTCCGCGCGGCGAGCTGGAAGCGCTCTTCCGGGGCTACGGGTATGCGCCGGTGTTCGTCGAAGGCCGCGACCCGGTCCGGATGCACCGCCTCATGGCCGCCGCGCTCGACGGGGCCGTGGCCGATATCCGGCGCATCCAGCGCCGCGCCCGGGCCCGCGGCTTCAAGAAACGGCCGCGCTGGCCCATGATCATCCTGCGCTCGCCGAAAGGGTGGACCGGCCCCAAGGTCGTGGACGGCCTGCCGACCGAAGGCACGTTCCGCTCGCATCAGGTGCCGATGGGCGACATGAAGCGCCCGGGCCACCTTCGGATTCTGGAGCGATGGCTGAAAAGCTACCGGCCCCGGGAGCTGTTCGACTCGACCGGTCGGCTGCGTCCCGAGTTGGCGGCGCTGGCCCCGAAAGGCGAGCGGCGCATGAGCGCCAATCCGCACGCCAACGGCGGCCTTCTGCTGCGCGACCTGCGCTTGCCGGATTTCCGCGACTATGCGGTGGCGGTGCCCCGGCCCGGCGCCGGAAGCGCCGAAGCGACGAGCGTGCAGGGCGGGTTCATCCGCGACGTGATCAGGCGAAATCCGGACAATTTTCGCGTCTTCTGTCCGGACGAGACGTCCTCGAACCGCTGGGGCGCCGTCTTCCAGGCGACGAACCGCTGTTCGACCGCCGAGATCGTCCCCGGCGACGATCATGTCGCCCCCGACGGACGGGTCCTGGAGATGCTGAGCGAGCATCAATGCGAAGGCTGGCTTGAAGGCTACCTGCTGACCGGCCGCCACGGCTTTTTCTCCTGTTACGAAGCCTTCATCCACATCGTGGATTCGATGTTTTCCCAGCACGCCAAGTGGCTCAAGGTGGCGAATCGCATCCCGTGGCGCCGGCCGATCGCGTCCCTGAACTACCTGCTCTCCTCGCACGTCTGGCGGCAGGACCACAACGGGTTCAGCCATCAGGATCCCGGCTTCATCGACCATGTCGTGAATAAAAAGGCCGAGATCATCCGTGTTTATCTGCCTCCCGACGCGAATACGCTGCTCTCGGTGACGGATCACTGCCTGCGCAGCCGCAACTATGTGAACGTGATCGTCGCCGGCAAGCAGATCGAGCCTCAGTGGCTCGATATGGACGCCGCCGTCAAGCATTGCGCGGCCGGAATCGGCGTTTGGACCTGGGCCGGCAGCCCCCGGGGCGGTGAACCGGATGTGGTCATGGCCTGCGCCGGAGACGTTCCGACGCTCGAAACCCTGGCCGCCGTCGAGCTGCTGCGGCGGGATTTCCCGCGGCTGAATGTCCGGGTCGTCAACGTGGTCGATTTGATGAAGCTCCAACCGCCGAGCGAGCACCCGCATGGTCTAAGCGACCGGGAATTCGATGCGCTTTTTACAGCCGATAAGCCGATTATCTTCGCCTATCACGGCTATCCGTCGCTCGTTCATCGGCTCGCCTATCGCCGCACGAATCATGGGAACCTGCACGTGCGCGGCTACAAGGAAGAGGGGACGACTTCGACGCCGTTCGATATGGTGGTGATGAACGATATGGACCGCTTTCATCTCGTCATCGACGTGATCGAGCGCGTGCCCGGCCTGGGCCCGCGGGCGGCTGTCGTCAAGCAGGAGCACCTCGCCAAGCTGGCCGAACACAAGCGGTATATCGCCCGGTATGGCCAGGATCTGCCGGAAATTAGGAATTGGGCGTGGACGGGCCGAGGCTCGCGCTCCTCAGGCTAA
- a CDS encoding GNAT family N-acetyltransferase produces MNITFRTTPEKEDVERIRQIVVSTKFFYDHEVEVAVELIEERLNEGESTGYHFVFAEVDGVTAAYSCYGPIPMTKSSFDLYWIVTHADYRGQGIGRRLLEETYRHARALGCTLIIAETSGLEHYAPTRGFYDKNDFTLEARLRDFYDEGDDKFIYVKRLV; encoded by the coding sequence ATGAACATCACGTTCCGGACAACGCCCGAGAAGGAAGACGTCGAACGGATCCGGCAGATCGTCGTCTCCACCAAGTTCTTTTACGATCACGAGGTGGAGGTTGCCGTCGAGCTGATCGAGGAGCGCCTGAATGAAGGGGAATCGACCGGCTATCATTTCGTGTTTGCCGAAGTCGACGGCGTGACCGCCGCCTACTCCTGTTACGGGCCGATCCCGATGACCAAATCGAGCTTCGACCTGTACTGGATCGTCACCCATGCCGATTACCGCGGCCAGGGCATCGGGAGGAGGCTGCTGGAGGAGACCTATCGTCATGCCCGGGCCCTGGGCTGCACCCTCATCATCGCCGAGACGTCCGGCCTCGAACACTACGCCCCGACCCGGGGTTTCTATGACAAAAACGATTTCACCCTGGAAGCCAGGCTTAGGGACTTTTACGACGAGGGCGACGACAAGTTCATCTATGTGAAAAGACTGGTATGA
- a CDS encoding M28 family peptidase, with amino-acid sequence MTENDPRGWPELLAGYPWFEGKGRFPLAAYSEYMPGPFLGRKPLGRMDHGFFPEADPCGWPISELEEEVELKPGIRHIGHQIMSGLINLGQARPAPFIHGHGGQNLKGNPYWPPELAGRAGTLAHERYVALLPLMLSRTQDDKGRLSWTFFGNSLHEPERTFWKGFFTAPGKPIPGREGLAFFRRLINAAYGAKIDDEKALFRAGFRILPGKGDFPGPGWARPFLVKDAVPWTGIRYLLTFRPFRFLPAPVKDLYLAGRIALLPFPGSLVFWGMPNYLKLQKAWPIAGQIPLLTMVSRRRGPGGVRVAQSGWLHEPHPKGLKHELNKELVLSSFGRTHRWQRVHRHQDELNTLVRNVKIAKALFSTEAKAMGLYDKPLARNCQLWNHQFERLLDGPKADREAIRAVEKTMLKGGLFGYRFFYPPMRVGAYQVYLHRPLVAFLSGPSGEVEVQTDGPGGYLAAYHDDDAKMSQPVELWPRVLDRPLHRSALAEFSDGRDQYAYQTARNILSLLESRSMLGGRPLARSFALRLLDVSPRQSLEPWLEGLGRRGRTAAAGRRMKSALNKTISSRRPPDPAGSLTFAETATRAFEEAWWDDVRLLSQGRFVYKDNADIPKDRATRRVVDRKSRDLENLGDYLLERHRKAIAAAGLAGTALCGELPFPWRTDFDYPIFGGWTGNQKGRLHERNILVVIPGRDRSQAVVLADHYDTAYMEDVYAKGRGGCGPRLAARGADDNSSAGATLLQAAPILLRLSKAGKLKRDVWLLHLTGEEFPADCMGSRNFCRTLIEKTIRLKTGCGRDVDLSKVEVVGAFVMDMIGHNRDDERDVFQISPGTGAASLRLARQAHEANRIWNALTLRWNKSPARRNLGRGRRISGKGDRPIPARHLALQGQVRTPLNPRNSLFNTDGQIFSDVGVPVVLLMENYDINRTGYHDSRDTMEGIDLDYGSALAAIAIETTARVAGLTRLK; translated from the coding sequence ATGACCGAAAACGACCCTCGCGGCTGGCCCGAGCTTTTGGCGGGCTATCCCTGGTTCGAGGGCAAGGGACGATTCCCCCTGGCGGCCTATTCGGAATACATGCCGGGCCCGTTCCTGGGGCGCAAGCCGCTCGGGAGGATGGATCACGGCTTTTTCCCCGAGGCGGATCCTTGCGGCTGGCCGATCTCGGAGCTGGAGGAAGAGGTCGAGCTGAAGCCCGGAATCCGGCACATCGGTCATCAGATCATGAGCGGCCTGATCAACCTAGGGCAGGCGCGACCCGCTCCTTTCATCCACGGACACGGGGGCCAAAACCTGAAAGGCAATCCTTACTGGCCTCCGGAGCTGGCCGGCCGGGCGGGGACCCTGGCCCATGAACGGTATGTCGCCTTGCTGCCCCTGATGCTCTCGCGTACCCAGGATGATAAAGGCCGCCTCAGCTGGACCTTTTTTGGGAACAGCCTTCATGAGCCGGAGCGGACCTTCTGGAAAGGCTTTTTTACGGCACCCGGCAAACCAATCCCCGGCCGCGAAGGGTTGGCCTTCTTCCGCCGTCTGATCAACGCCGCCTATGGGGCGAAGATCGACGACGAAAAAGCCTTGTTCCGAGCCGGCTTCCGAATCCTTCCCGGAAAGGGCGATTTCCCGGGGCCGGGCTGGGCTCGACCTTTCCTGGTGAAGGACGCGGTTCCCTGGACCGGGATTCGCTACCTGCTGACGTTCAGGCCCTTCCGCTTTTTGCCCGCTCCCGTCAAAGACCTCTATTTAGCCGGCCGGATCGCCCTCCTTCCGTTCCCGGGCAGCCTCGTCTTCTGGGGGATGCCGAATTATCTGAAGCTTCAGAAGGCTTGGCCGATCGCCGGCCAGATTCCGTTGCTGACGATGGTGTCGCGCCGTCGGGGTCCGGGAGGCGTCCGGGTGGCCCAGTCGGGATGGCTTCACGAGCCCCATCCCAAAGGCCTGAAGCATGAACTGAACAAGGAGCTTGTTTTAAGCTCTTTCGGCCGGACCCATCGCTGGCAAAGAGTGCACCGCCATCAGGATGAGCTGAACACGCTTGTCCGGAACGTCAAAATCGCCAAAGCCCTGTTCAGCACCGAGGCCAAGGCCATGGGCTTGTACGACAAGCCTTTGGCCCGCAACTGCCAGCTTTGGAATCATCAATTTGAGCGGCTGCTCGACGGCCCGAAGGCGGACCGGGAGGCCATTCGGGCCGTGGAAAAGACCATGCTTAAGGGAGGGCTCTTCGGCTACCGCTTCTTCTATCCCCCGATGAGAGTCGGGGCCTACCAGGTTTACCTGCACCGCCCTCTAGTCGCGTTCCTCTCGGGTCCCTCCGGCGAGGTGGAGGTCCAAACGGACGGCCCGGGCGGCTATCTCGCCGCTTACCACGACGACGACGCGAAAATGTCCCAGCCCGTGGAGCTTTGGCCGAGAGTCCTGGACCGTCCTCTTCATCGATCCGCCCTTGCCGAATTCTCGGACGGACGGGACCAGTATGCCTACCAGACCGCCCGGAACATCCTGTCCCTTCTCGAGAGCCGGTCGATGCTGGGCGGGAGGCCTTTAGCCCGATCGTTCGCCCTGCGGCTGCTGGACGTCTCGCCGCGCCAAAGCCTCGAACCATGGCTGGAGGGGCTGGGCCGCCGCGGCCGGACCGCCGCCGCCGGACGGAGGATGAAGTCGGCTTTGAATAAAACCATCTCCTCCCGGCGGCCGCCGGATCCGGCCGGATCGCTCACTTTTGCCGAGACCGCGACCCGGGCTTTCGAGGAAGCCTGGTGGGACGATGTCCGCCTCCTGTCGCAGGGCCGCTTCGTGTACAAAGACAATGCGGACATCCCGAAGGATCGGGCGACCCGACGCGTCGTCGACCGGAAGAGCCGGGATTTGGAAAACTTGGGGGATTATCTTCTGGAGCGCCATCGGAAGGCGATCGCGGCTGCCGGATTGGCCGGAACGGCCCTGTGCGGGGAGCTGCCGTTCCCCTGGCGGACCGATTTTGATTATCCGATTTTCGGCGGATGGACGGGCAACCAGAAAGGCCGCCTCCACGAGCGCAATATCTTGGTCGTCATTCCCGGAAGGGACAGAAGCCAGGCGGTGGTTTTGGCCGATCACTACGACACGGCTTACATGGAGGATGTCTACGCGAAGGGCCGGGGCGGTTGTGGGCCGCGCTTGGCCGCCCGGGGAGCCGACGACAACTCCTCGGCGGGCGCGACCCTGCTGCAAGCCGCCCCGATCCTATTGAGGCTGTCGAAAGCGGGGAAGCTCAAGAGGGACGTCTGGCTGCTGCATTTGACGGGGGAGGAGTTTCCGGCTGATTGCATGGGGTCCCGGAATTTTTGCCGAACCCTGATCGAAAAGACGATCCGGCTGAAGACAGGCTGCGGCCGGGACGTCGACCTGTCCAAGGTCGAAGTCGTGGGCGCCTTCGTGATGGATATGATCGGCCATAATCGGGACGATGAGCGGGACGTCTTCCAAATCTCTCCGGGGACCGGCGCCGCTTCGCTTCGTCTGGCCCGGCAGGCCCACGAGGCGAATCGAATCTGGAACGCCCTCACCCTTCGTTGGAACAAGAGCCCGGCCCGGCGGAACTTGGGACGGGGTCGACGGATTTCGGGAAAGGGCGACCGGCCTATCCCGGCCAGGCATCTGGCCCTTCAAGGCCAGGTCCGAACCCCGCTCAATCCGCGCAACTCGCTCTTCAACACCGACGGCCAGATATTCTCCGATGTCGGCGTTCCGGTCGTGTTGTTGATGGAGAACTATGATATAAACCGCACCGGGTATCATGATTCCCGGGACACCATGGAAGGCATCGATCTCGACTACGGCTCCGCCTTGGCCGCCATCGCCATCGAGACGACGGCCCGGGTCGCCGGCCTGACGAGGCTTAAATAA